The following proteins are encoded in a genomic region of Ostrea edulis chromosome 7, xbOstEdul1.1, whole genome shotgun sequence:
- the LOC125662969 gene encoding uncharacterized protein LOC125662969 codes for MANVRHRDSRSSTSSDIGLHMSFEVSSCDDSDGEDLQDIVPYQFEPEASESNESEQDSSLGGSDEDQPRLENTDWCTCGYCVLMPTQRESICCCEIDRVNSKKDSSDRKLYCITQHPGFSSIRAAFPSEDYEGFRDPP; via the exons ATGGCCAACGTAAGACATAGAGATAGCAGATCGTCAACTTCTTCCGACATCGGACTTCACATGTCGTTTGAAGTCTCATCTTGTGACGATAGCGATGGTGAAGACCTGCAGGACATTGTTCCTTACCAGTTTGAACCTGAGGCTTCTGAATCGAATGAAAGCGAGCAAGATTCCTCGCTTGGGGGAAGCGACGAAGATCAGCCGAGACTGGAGAACACCGATTG GTGTACTTGTGGATACTGTGTACTAATGCCTACACAGAGGGAGAGCATCTGCTGTTGTGAAATTGACAGAGTCAACAGCAAAAAGGATTCATCCGACCGAAAGCTTTACTGCATCACTCAGCATCCTGGATTCTCATCG ATAAGAGCTGCATTTCCATCTGAGGACTATGAGGGTTTCAGGGACCCACCATAA
- the LOC130048433 gene encoding uncharacterized protein LOC130048433, with product MVRIVTECMFCGYSWQCCSQPSIGTIPAGNLALSASILFSGALAAKVLRVLQCMGVATISKRTFATHQSSILFPSIARVWNSQQMEYVRRCQQKGQPLVIGGDGRADSPGHSAKHGSYSTIDLEEGIVIDIQLVQSNEVKNSNGMEQKGLERAIQWLQVHELQVGTIVTDRHLQIQKWIRENLPDTVHYYDVWHVAKGLKKKIVAASKLKDGAELIKWCKSLTNHMYWVAASTPDGNGEVMWAKWESVENHIHNVHTGHNTLFPTCAHSTLEGNEQKKKWLKAGSKASEKMSDLILSKQMKKDIPKLSPPLPDLPD from the exons ATGGTCCGGATTGTTACGGAGTGTATGTTTTGTGGATACTCCTGGCAGTGTTGCAGTCAGCCATCCATTGGAACCATACCAGCTGGGAACCTTGCCCTGTCTGCCAGTATCCTGTTTTCTGGAGCCCTGGCAGCAAAGGTTTTACGTGTCCTGCAGTGTATGGGGGTTGCCACCATTTCAAAGAGAACCTTCGCCACCCATCAGTCCTCCATTTTGTTCCCTTCCATTGCCCGTGTTTGGAACAGCCAACAGATGGAGTATGTTAGACGATGTCAGCAGAAGGGACAGCCCCTTGTCATTGGTGGGGATGGTCGAGCTGATTCTCCTGGTCACTCTGCCAAGCATGGCTCATACAGCACCATTGACTTAGAGGAAGGCATTGTCATCGACATACAGCTAGTTCAA AGCAATGAAGTGAAGAACAGCAATGGCATGGAACAAAAGGGACTGGAACGGGCTATTCAATGGCTACAAGTCCATGAGTTACAAGTTGGGACCATCGTCACAGACAGACATCTCCAAATCCAGAAATGGATCAGAGAGAACTTGCCCGACACTGTGCATTATTATGATGTCTGGCATGTAGCTAAAG gCCTTAAGAAGAAAATTGTTGCAGCATCCAAGCTTAAAGACGGTGCAGAGCTGATCAAGTGGTGCAAGAGTCTGACCAACCACATGTACTGGGTTGCGGCCTCCACACCAGATGGGAATGGAGAGGTGATGTGGGCCAAATGGGAGTCAGTCGAAAACCACATCCACAATGTCCACACCGGCCACAACACTTTATTTCCAACATGTGCCCACAGCACCCTTGAAGGCAATGAGCAGAAGAAGAAGTGGTTGAAAGCAG GATCAAAAGCCAGTGAGAAGATGTCAGATCTGATACTCTCCAAACAGATGAAGAAGGACATCCCGAAGCTTTCCCCCCCTCTTCCAGACCTCCCAGATTGA
- the LOC130048747 gene encoding uncharacterized protein LOC130048747 encodes MKYIFFYQNQHEEEKKPTSCQTTGPLARSVRVQVSANLKEKGVQAELQPRMRSIGVQFNGRDDIPDSQSAQKPALTHDSSSSDQSMATPCDSEAASMYEPSGSSSDESRLDMEGEVPHNPLEERKFIVSESQLLDL; translated from the exons atgaaatatattttcttttatcagaatcaacatgaagaagaaaaaaaacccacatcatGCCAGACAACAGGCCCTCTTGCAAGAAGTGTCAGAGTGCAAGTATCTGCAAATTTGAAAGAGAAAG GTGTTCAAGCAGAGCTACAACCAAGAATGAGGAGTATCGGAGTGCAGTTTAATGGGAGAGATGATATCCCAGACTCGCAATCAGCACAAAAACCTGCTTTGACACATGACTCCTCTAGTAGTGACCAATCTATGGCTACTCCTTGTGACAGTGAAGCTGCCTCCATGTATGAACCATCAGGCTCCAGTTCAGATGAATCACGGCTTGATATGGA GGGTGAAGTACCACACAACCCTTTAGAAGAAAGGAAGTTCATTGTGAGCGAATCTCAGCTACTTGATCT GTAG
- the LOC130048748 gene encoding THAP domain-containing protein 10-like, with product MTAKVSGRTCVVAGCNYRPSDSVSVHVFPKEERQRAAWTRFVKLTRAEWSGPSNYTVICSAHFNPDCFEPPYSLLREFGMTVKRRLCAGSVPSIYPKRKRDNLNEVFLSSPNPERSVVAKRERNRVLTELLGPDQATEERENEGMDTGCMMVAADTLGPSGPDPATCVSNN from the exons ATGACTGCTAAAGTATCTGGACGTACGTGTGTTGTTGCAGGCTGCAACTATAGACCATCAGACAGTGTTTCCGTGCACGTTTTCCCGAAGGAAGAGCGACAGCGTGCTGCGTGGACTCGTTTCGTAAAACTTACACGTGCTGAATGGAGTGGTCCGTCCAATTACACCGTGATTTGTTCCGCACATTTCAACCCCGATTGCTTTGAACCCCCGTATTCCTTGCTGAGGGAGTTTGGTATGACGGTCAAGAGACGTTTGTGTGCAGGATCGGTACCGTCCATCTACCCCAAAAGAAAACGGGACAACCTCAACGAGGTATTCTTGTCGTCCCCAAACCCAGAGCGCTCAGTTGTAGCCAAACGGGAAAGAAACAGG gTTCTAACTGAATTACTTGGTCCTGATCAAGCCACTGAGGAAAGAGAAAATGAGGGCATGGATACAGGATGTATGATGGTAGCCGCAGACACTCTGGGTCCATCTGGTCCAGATCCAGCTACATGTGTAAGTAATAACTAA